From a single Parambassis ranga chromosome 2, fParRan2.1, whole genome shotgun sequence genomic region:
- the LOC114432515 gene encoding DEP domain-containing mTOR-interacting protein-like yields the protein MRSRSDGSRYSRRVGGGPGASSSSCSAPALSNPKSVLKRPVSTEELQTPGGPYIRKTFTIVGDAVGWGFVVRGNQPCHIQAVEPCGPAAAAGMKVCQFVVSVNGLNVLHLDYRTVSHLILTGPRTVVMEVMEETEH from the exons ATGAGGAGCCGCAGTGATGGGAGCAGGTACAGCAGGAGGGTGGGCGGCGGCCCGggcgcctcctcctcctcctgctcggCCCCGGCGCTCTCCAACCCCAAATCAG TGCTGAAGAGACCTGTGagcacagaggagctgcagacaccAGGAGGACCCTACATCAGGAAGACCTTCACT attgtaGGTGATGCGGTGGGATGGGGGTTTGTGGTCAGAGGGAATCAGCCGTGTCACATCCAGGCGGTGGAGCCGTGTGGTccggctgcagctgcagggatgAAG GTTTGCCAGTTCGTGGTGTCGGTCAACGGGCTGAACGTTCTTCACCTGGACTATCGCACCGTCAGCCACCTGATCCTGACGGGGCCGCGCACCGTGGtgatggaggtgatggaggagacggagcactga